The genomic stretch TATTGTTGGATTCACGCGACAATAATGCTGCTCCAATTTATTTAACTGATATGTatgatttttgtgatgttaaacCCTGTCcctcattaaaaaataataataaacaaaacccTAACTTGTGCTATCAATTTTTGGtagttattaaaaataaattctcTTTCAGTTTtaaacacagaaaaacaatGTTCATGTGTGTACACTGGCTTTTTGCATAATTTCCATTCAAATATTCCTTTTCTGTGTATACCTTTACACGCTAAATAAGCCtccccttcaaaaaaaaaaaggatttaacaCGAAACTCATGgaaagttaaatattacaactttctgttatttttcttttagtttcttttttttaattctattattattataaatatgattattattacatttctcattattattatttatcatttattattattctttattattattatgatgattattattagcTAGCCATATTTACAAGACAACTACTCACAAAGTCGTACCACCCGTCTTTGTTGGAGGCATATACATCATGCAGGCTTATACCGCTCGACAAAGATCCGGGAATTCGTCCAATCGGTGTCGGAGAGGTTTTGAGACGGATAATAGGTAAAACTGTGTCCGTGTTCCTTAAAGAGGATATCAAGGATGCTGCGGGGCCCCTACAAGTTTGTGCAGGCCACAGCGCAGGGGCAGAGGCCGCGATACACGCCATGAGCCAGATTTTCGATGAGGAGGGGTCAgatggagtactgttgatcgATGCAAGTAATGCATTCAACCAAATGAACAGATCTGTAGCTTTGCACAACATTCAGATTTTATGCAAGGAAATGGcgctttatataataaacacctACAGAAGCCCATCTAGACTTTTCATCTGTGGGGGAGGTGAAATACTCTCACAGGAGGGGACAACACAGGGCGACCCCCTTGCTATGGCTTGGTACTCGGTTAATACATCAATGATGATTTATTATTTGAGAGCACACTGCCCGAGGGTTAAACAAGCATGGCTCGCGGATGATTCGGCAGGCGGTGGAGTAATCACATCGCTTTACGATTGGTACAAGCTGTTGAGTCAGGAAGGAGAGAAGTTCGGTTACCTTGTGAATGGGTCAAAGAGTTGGCTTATAGTAAAGTCAGAGGAAGCTGCCGCAGAAGCAGCGAGAGTATTCGGTGATGAAGTTAATATCACTATTGAGGGTCAACGTCATCTAGGAGCGGTCATTGGATCACAAGAATACAAGGATATGTATTGTAAGGAGAAAGTGCGTGCATGGAAAGGGGAACTTGAAACACTATCAGAAATTGCTAAGAATCAGCCCCACGCAGCGTATATCGCTTTTACGAAGGGGTTCAAGTCCAAGTTTACTTATTTTCTTCGCACAATTGAGTCATTTGAGGACTATATCGACCCAGTCCAGGAGGTAATCGACGATCTACTACTTCCAACATTCTTTGGCCAGACAGAGCCCCTTCCCGACGAAGTGCGCCAACTCGCTACCTTGACAACGGCCCAAGGGGGACTAGGCGTGCCGGATCTGAGATCGGAAGCACCACAACAGTTTACCGCATCAGCATCAATCACAGCCGCACATGTAGACTCCATAACAACTCAGAGTACCATCATGATAACAGGCGAAAATTCCGTAGAGGAGCTGAAACGTCACCACCAGGCGCTAAAGGCCGAAAGGGAAAAGgcaaaaatggagtcgattgACTCCACCCTCTCCCCTGATCTTCTTCGATTGGCCAATCAAGCAAGAGACAAAGGGGCCAGCTCTTGGCTTAACGCGATCCCCCTCAAAGATCAAGGTCTAGCTCTTAACAAGCAAGAATTCAGAGACTCTCTGCGGCTACGTTACAACTTGCCTCTCACCGACCTACCAGCCCAGTGCGTTTGTGGGGATAGATTCAATGTTGGCCACGCCCTCTCTTGTAAAAAAGGAGGGTTTGTGGCACAAAGGCATGATGGTGTACGAAACCTACTGACATCATTCATCACCAAAGTTTGTAAGAATGTGGAGGCGGAGCCACGCCTCTTACCTCTTGACAACGAACGGATGCATCTTAGAAGCGCAGTTACCAGCTCAGAGGCACGTTTAGACATCAAGGCGGGAGATTTCTGGTCTAGAGGAGTTACAGCATTTTTCGACGTCAGGGTCACGCATGTTAACTCCAAATGTAACCAGAGCAAGCCGACATCCGAAGTCTTTAAAGACCAAGAAGAGGAGAAAAAGCGGAAATATCAGCAACGAGTGCTTGAGGTCGAGATGGGATCCTTTACACCCTTGGTTTTCGGAACGAACGGTGGGATGGGAAATGAGTGCCAACGATTTCTTAAGCACTTAGCAGACAAGTTAGTACAGAAGGACGGTGAGCCCTATAACAACGTCATTAATTGGCTCAGAACTGTCATctcatttgaactcttaagatcagTACATGCGTGCGTAAGAGGGTCCCGAGTACCTTTCCGGAATATAGGAGACTCTCTTGACGATTGCCGGATTAATGTCGCCACCGCcggcatttaaatttttaatttaatttgagttttatcattatcattattattattattatttatttttaccagaTACATATAAGATTCAAGTTTGTatgaaagagtgctcaataaagtttgttattattattattattattattattattattattatgattattattattattattattattattattattattattccacgaTCCCCAATTCTCAATCCCCAATCCTTGATCACCGATCCTCGATCCCCAACCCTTGATCCCCAATCCTCTATCCTAATTTTCCGGGTTAGAAAACCATTTGTATCTGATCAGGCACTAGTTAGGGATTACCATTTGAATACCCAGCCCACAAGTGAGGTTACCATTTGAATTAAAGTGGAAAATATAAATTTAGGAAAAGTGAAAAGGAATACTGTAAACAGCATAAATTCTATTAGGGAACAAGATTTCTACATTTTCAGTGCAAGATTATAGCTTGAAGAGATGACTACGAAACacaaggagaaaagaaaatgaaaagaaaaggaaagggcatgcataaaataaaagttgcattttaaaaaggtgtgaAAATGAGGTATTAGACATTATAGGTTGGGGTTAGCTGgactaaaaatttaaaaaagtgaaagaatttactgaactacatgtatatgtaaATAATTGCAGTCTCACCTGATCTATTGCACAAGGAATAAGACACGGAACATCTTTTCTACTTCCAAATGTGTGTGGAAAAGAATGACTGAATGATGGTGCTGCTTGGATGGCTGGAAATGCTATTTTACCTGCAGTTGAAAGAAATCCTCTCAAAGTTGACTCTCTAGTATGAGTTCAATGACTTTTAGATTGAAGTTTTAGTTGAAGACACTTACATGTActattaataacaatattagGGTTGAAAACTACTGTTAACAGTAAAACTGCAATGAACTGGAACTggttgaaataaaataatgtacATGAACCTGAAGTACAGAATGCCCTGCAGGAGTGAAGTGTAACAGTCTTAACAGAAAAAGTGCTTGTTACACTGTACTTCATGACAAATTCTTACAAGAAGACCTTCACATTTGGGTTAGAGGTtataggttagggttagggttagggttagggttaaatcCAAGCCTTAAAAATAACTCTAACCTGAATGTACAATGTATTATTGAACAGAGAATAATTTAATATTGAGAATAAGTTATTGAGCCTACAATGCATCATTGAACaggggcgttactaaacacaggaacggaacggaatggAGCGGAATttaccggaataaaccggaatatgccggaatgaggcggaatgacaccggaatgagacggaatgaacaagaatggtaccggaacaTACCAGaacgaggcggaatgacaccgaAATGAGGCGAAgtgtcacaaaaataaagtGGATTGAACCGAAATATGCCGGAACAAGGTGGAATGAGTCTGGAATTAAACCGAATGACACCGGAATCAGAcggaataaacaagaatggCACTGGTATATACCGGAACGAGGCGGGATGATGAcagaataaggcagaataaaccagGAGGACACCAGAATCAAGCTGATTAGCATGGACCGGGAtgacaaggaacaaaaagtaatttttatcattcttGGCTGTGAATGAATAAGTGTTGCAGAATATAGAGACTGACAAAGAAAACACAGTTTACATTAACAAGGCTTGCATTACTGGCGATATGTTCTCACAATCCTTCatgtaaatatattatcaacgatcaatcttttttctgtgcttctgacttctatcttcaaacaaggaaacactgcGTTCAGGTTCGATGGCATTTAATATTGACAATCGGGAAGAGTAAAAGAGGCTTCCGGCCATATGCGCGAATCTATTTCCGTATATCTCCATCACATGAGGGTCATGGGAAGTAGGCAAGCAACAACGGTAATTAGTTTCTGGTtcgctgaacttgattgtgattggtcaatacacaattgacctgtcagaatgaaataaaatgttCACGGGTTTTCCGACTCGCACAATGAAAACCGCCTCCGAGATccatagacaaaaacaataagaataacattctgtttctcttgctaCTGTACTTGACACGACGGATATACCTGTCAAAGTTTTCTTGTGATCGAAGTgttcc from Montipora capricornis isolate CH-2021 chromosome 12, ASM3666992v2, whole genome shotgun sequence encodes the following:
- the LOC138026858 gene encoding uncharacterized protein produces the protein MAWYSVNTSMMIYYLRAHCPRVKQAWLADDSAGGGVITSLYDWYKLLSQEGEKFGYLVNGSKSWLIVKSEEAAAEAARVFGDEVNITIEGQRHLGAVIGSQEYKDMYCKEKVRAWKGELETLSEIAKNQPHAAYIAFTKGFKSKFTYFLRTIESFEDYIDPVQEVIDDLLLPTFFGQTEPLPDEVRQLATLTTAQGGLGVPDLRSEAPQQFTASASITAAHVDSITTQSTIMITGENSVEELKRHHQALKAEREKAKMESIDSTLSPDLLRLANQARDKGASSWLNAIPLKDQGLALNKQEFRDSLRLRYNLPLTDLPAQCVCGDRFNVGHALSCKKGGFVAQRHDGVRNLLTSFITKVCKNVEAEPRLLPLDNERMHLRSAVTSSEARLDIKAGDFWSRGVTAFFDVRVTHVNSKCNQSKPTSEVFKDQEEEKKRKYQQRVLEVEMGSFTPLVFGTNGGMGNECQRFLKHLADKLVQKDGEPYNNVINWLRTVISFELLRSVHACVRGSRVPFRNIGDSLDDCRINVATAGI